A region of the Artemia franciscana chromosome 19, ASM3288406v1, whole genome shotgun sequence genome:
GAAGGGTTTTAACAATGTCTGAATTAGTGTAGTCCATTATCTTAATTGACCAATAACGGTAATAAGGATCCTTCATTTTCAGGAAATAACGGAAATGAGACGAATAGCGCCGTTTTCTTTAAGGTAGAAcacattttcttatttgtctTACTACCTGGTTTCAGATTTGCAATGGCCATTGCGTTTggtagaattaaataaaaaaaaactaatttttttagctgaaagtaaggagcgacattaaaacttaaaacgaacagaaattactccgtatatgaaatgggttgtcccctccgcaatccctcgctctttacgctaaagcttttaattgttttaaaaagtagaatcgtggcaaagagtcaaacttcagcgtttgacagattcctccaaggaaagatcctccaacatagccccctcttctcagccccacccccaaacaaaataaaatccccctgaaaacgtctgtacacttcccaataaccattactatatgtaaacactggtcaaagtttgtaacttgcagcccctcccccagggattgtgggggagtaagtcatccccaaagacatagttattatggttttcgactatgctgaacaaaatggctatctctgactttgggaaaaaaaatgagcgagggagggggcctagatgtcctccaatttttttggtcacttaaaaagggcactagaacttttcatttccgttagaatgagccctcttgcgacattctaggaccacttggtcgatacgatgacccctgggaaaaaaaacccCACTAAAATCAGATGGGTGACAAAACACGCAccagtgatttgtcttctggcaaaaaatacaaaattccacatttttgtagataggagcttgaaacttctatagtagggttctctgatacgctgaatctgatggtgtcattttcgttaagatcctacgacttttagggggtgtttctccctattttcttaaataaggcaaattttctcaggctcgtaacttttgatgggtgaaactaaacttgatgaaacttatatgtttaaaatcagcattaaaatgcgattcttttgatgtagctattgatatcaaaattcaattttttagagttttggttactattgagccgggtcgctccttactacagttcgttaccacgaactgtttgaaaagaaagcaTGGACTTTTCTAATAATTAAACTAGAATAGACTagtctttcaaatgaaagaaaaaaatcagcgtTGAAGTTCAAAACGAATAGTAATTATTCTGTAGATAAGGAGGACTGCGCCTAAATCCCTCATTCTTTAATTTGAAGTTCAATTAACGTTTTGTTGAAATggaaaaagctgaaaatgtGGCCAGCTGATGAATACCAGTGTTTTACTTATTGCTTgcctttcaaaacttttaatatccttatttgctttcatttgaaaaaaaagaaagaaaaaaggtgttcaatttcaatttagtttaatttcaattCGGCCTGAATATCATTTCCGGGAATTTGCTTCAAGAAACATGGTTTTCAcataaaaataagaacaaaatattCATGATAACTTTTAATCCCGCATCATGTTTTACGATTATGGGACCCTGGTCCAAAAAGCAATGAATtgaaattatcccccccccgcCTAGTCACTTCCAATTCATAAAAAGCAAGCTACAAATAGCGGTTTCTTCTTGAAAAAACATGGGAGGAGTGAGAAGACGATAAGTATAATGGTTAAAGATGCAAGATAAGCCAGAAGTCTACCCAAAAGTCCTTTCGTGCATGATCAGGCTTTGACTCCCCATCGTCATtccaaatttctaattttttagtaatttgattATGATGATCTTGACGATGGTTATGATGGTTTTATCGATTCTTATGTCCGTCTAGtgtgaaaggacttgtttaaGCGCGAAAGGTTGTACTTAACGCAGCGTAACTTAACGACTTGACATAGAAAATTGCGCGCGTAGTGTAAAAACCGGACAAGTCTGATAAGCATCATCATGTTAAATATTTGCTTCCTAAGGAAATATAGAGTCTGCGGCAAATGCGTAAAATTACCAGTTTCCACGGAACTAACCTCTTTCAGCAGAAAAGCAGCAGTGAACCACTAATATTGTACTATAGATACGATTGAAACTTGAATATTGCCGAGAGTTCAATTAAAGACCAAAGTCCAAATTTGACTAATAGctggaaatttaaaatgaaacttgaaacgaatgaAAACAAATGAGACACAAAATAAACAGCCGAAACTATTTAATGGGTAAGCTGAATTTTATAAAGGAAACATAAGAAAACATAAGAATAGTCTTAAAAAACCCGGAATTTCGGGACAGGGAGCACGAAATAGGAAACCCCTGTACGTGCCtggataaaaagtaaaaaaacttaagaaataacCGTCAATTTTTCAAGAAGGCGTCATGGCTAGATAAATTAAATACCCAAGAAATAACGGActttgaaaacttaaaataataatagccTAATGTAACCTAACTTAGTCAAGATTAATTTTCCAGGTTTCCGAGTTCccttaaaactattttaaactaGACCTACTCTTTCGAAGCTACAAACAAAAacttcatgaagaaaaaaaaaatctatttagaTATTTCAATCtaacataaaatcaaaataaataacatgCTGAACACTGGTGGTTTTATGAAAGCCCTTGTTCTTTCCTTTTTGCTTTCCCTGCTAAAATAGCTTCAACAAACAATTTACAATATAGATTAACAGAAGATGGGGAATCATCATTCCCAGGAATGGGATAAGTGATTAAATTAGGATCTGAGTTGGTATCAACAATTCCAATGGATGGGATACCCATTTTGGCACAATCTAAAATAGCTAAATGGTCTCTCATCATCGGATCCAATGTCGATAATAATATGCACAAATCTGGTAGTCTTGTGACTCCACCATAAATATTTGTTGCATTTGTAAACATATTTATCCTCCATTCTCTTGCAAAAGCGAATTCGCCACATTTCCTTGCAGTTTCTTCAATCAGCATTGTGTGTTGGGGATAATGATTTACGAATAAGATAATGCCATCCctagaaacataaaaaagtgAGTAATAGGGACATAAAATAGATCAAGGTTGTAGCATTAGCTTCAACCATGTTAATAGCCGACCTCAACTTATAGCAAccgaaaattaaaaagtattttttcaaagatactGTTTAATGCAAAAAagggtacttgtta
Encoded here:
- the LOC136039337 gene encoding small ribosomal subunit protein uS2m-like, with product MKGIRQIGWQALKNHSRKVQTQAEQVQLPLTDAIEKKPLIDPLKFHDYFGVRKLVKIEELFNARVHLGHKEGTLNPKMVPFTYGTRLGHLIIDLNQTAELLSDALNFMAHIAYRDGIILFVNHYPQHTMLIEETARKCGEFAFAREWRINMFTNATNIYGGVTRLPDLCILLSTLDPMMRDHLAILDCAKMGIPSIGIVDTNSDPNLITYPIPGNDDSPSSVNLYCKLFVEAILAGKAKRKEQGLS